The Leptospira sp. WS39.C2 genome window below encodes:
- a CDS encoding GGDEF domain-containing protein, whose translation MSDLLKNILIIEDSDLQRKLLSRWVSKNGYAPIEAVTISDAREKILAENIDVVLLDWELPDGTGIDLISDILSTSPVGWLPIIMVTGHTEPEYFKLAIEAGATDYITKPAKEVELLARIFSALRIKALHDQLRETAIRDVMTNLYNRRYMEERIEQEFQRCRRHKSNLSLAMIDIDKFKNVNDTYGHEVGDLVIKRLANELKSSFRKSDIISRFGGEEFVILFPETGIADACRILDKVRELVSKIEIKSDANDKFNFTFSGGVAGGDLSAFETNAELLRIADKNLYEAKSSGRNKIVC comes from the coding sequence ATGTCAGATCTACTTAAAAACATCCTAATCATTGAAGATTCTGATCTTCAAAGGAAACTATTGAGTAGATGGGTTTCCAAAAATGGGTACGCCCCAATCGAAGCTGTGACAATTTCTGATGCTCGCGAGAAAATCTTAGCTGAGAACATCGATGTTGTTTTATTAGATTGGGAATTACCAGATGGAACAGGCATTGACTTAATATCAGACATTTTATCTACATCTCCCGTGGGATGGCTTCCTATCATCATGGTAACTGGTCATACAGAACCCGAATATTTTAAATTGGCGATAGAAGCTGGTGCAACAGATTACATAACTAAACCTGCAAAAGAAGTCGAGTTGTTAGCTCGAATTTTTAGCGCATTACGTATCAAGGCGTTACACGATCAACTTAGAGAAACTGCGATTCGTGATGTCATGACAAATCTATATAACCGACGTTATATGGAAGAACGTATTGAGCAAGAATTCCAAAGATGCCGCAGGCACAAAAGTAATCTGTCTTTGGCAATGATTGATATTGATAAATTTAAAAATGTAAATGACACTTATGGTCATGAAGTCGGCGACTTGGTGATCAAACGACTTGCCAATGAGTTAAAGAGTAGTTTTCGAAAATCAGATATCATTTCTAGATTTGGTGGAGAAGAATTTGTTATTTTATTCCCAGAAACTGGAATTGCTGATGCATGTAGAATCTTAGATAAAGTAAGAGAACTTGTTTCCAAAATCGAAATAAAATCAGATGCCAATGATAAGTTTAATTTTACATTTAGTGGAGGTGTAGCAGGAGGAGATTTGTCTGCTTTTGAAACAAATGCAGAATTGTTACGAATCGCTGATAAAAATTTATATGAAGCGAAATCATCTGGTCGCAATAAAATTGTATGTTAA